The genomic region ACACCATGGAAGTGGCAGCCCCTCATGCCTGTCACAGCTCCAAAGCCGAGACCAGTCTGCCAGCGCTGCAAGGAGATGACGCCCCGTCCACACAACACAACTgcaaaccacacgagtgccatgggatgacctcactgatgacacccAACCTCTCCTACCCTCTGACTGCCATCTCTGCCCGCCCTGACTCGTGCCATCAATGCCAACTCTTCGGCCTCTACCGCTCgcacttcaaagctgccgccaCGGCCAAGTGGACACGTTCTAAAGCCAAGAACAAGAAATCGGAGCGTTGCGGGAAGGAAACCACAGCTTCCTCATTCTTGGCCAAcctgtggcatcaaacagctgctggctgcgaaCTGCCGACATGCGCAAAGGCTGTCCCGCCCGTGGGGGACCGgcataaaagccggcccagcgcctctctccctcacacacttctcctggtgccttctcctccctccgcgctcaacaaggtgagcctcaaccccttcccctccttctcctgccccgcctggcccctctcttccagcacgctctgcccccagcctcagcagccctcacgcctccccactgccacgctccccacagccccgcaccagcctccccactccctcgccctcctgcaacaccgctcctcgcaccctcacgcccctgcgcttgctcaacagcctctcgtctattccagggcccctccacgctacacacatggcctgctacaacgCCTGCGGCACTgggggacccaccccgctggccaacagctgcaacgagccctgttccctgcagtgccaggactcccgcgtcgtcatccagcctcccgccgtgctggtcaccctgccaggacccatcctcacctcccacccccagagcaccgccgttgGATCCTCCTcgtcggctgccgtgggcaacgaactcggcgcccagggagttgccatcaactccggcgccttcggctacggcAACGGCTATGGCTTCGGGGGCCTGGGCTGGTTCGGCGGCAGAAGGAGCCgctacatctgctaagggccctcgccaacacccctgaTGCCAACCACACACACCCTGGAAGCCACAGCATGGATTGAGGACATGCACCTCTAGGCCCTTGCAGGCACATGCACCTGCTGTCCATGGCTCCTCCTCTCAGGGCACGAAGCGCCGAAACAAGGAAGGGGCCACCCCGGGCTGCCTTCATCACCGGCCGAAggaccttctcttcttctcccacaACTCTCTTTGCACCTTACACTTGCTCTCTTCCACTTGGTACTCCTACCTTTGCACTCTTTTTGGTCCCCAATAAAGatctcttgcatcccagcctgagacgcctcctcttgctttcttctgccatGGTTTGCCCAGTCTGACTGACCAAAAAAGCAGGGCTCAAGGGGCCATCATGCTGGTGGGTGGAAAAGGGCCACGAGACTACTCTTAGCAACTAAGTCTTCAGGAACACCACCCACATGCATTTGGTGGTCTTCCGGGCTGTCAGACAAGCCCTTCACTTACCCAAGGAAAAGGTTTGGAAAGTGTCATCCACTTctaccctggcctctcacccaagcTCCCCGTGGCAGCACCTACTTTTTCAAATCACTTCCTCAGCACCACTCGCTGCCCATCACGGCAAACAGAATCACTGCGTGCCCAAggaacctctggacatcatctagttcaactccaCCTGCTCAAGCGTCGTCAGCTCAAGCGGGCTGTCCATGCAGTTTCCAGTCAGATGTtcagtatctccaaggacagagactccagtaTCTCTCTGCACAAGCAGATCCACTTCCTGACCACCCTCGCACTGAATAAGCGTTGCCCGCTCCTCTCACAAAATGGCACGGCTTCTCAGCTTTCTCCCTTCACCCTCGGCCTGGccgtgggcaccagtgacaagagTCTCATTCCCTTGTCCTTGTTCCCTTTTGCTTCAGTATTTTGACACACTGATGACATCTACCTATGCTGCCTTGGCTCCtgtctaaaaacctcatctacatgtcttttaattaccaccagacatggtgactccaccgctcccAGAGCACCctcttccaatgcccgacaaccctttcagggagagatttttcttaatatccatctAAACCTCCAACGGCACTACTTGAAGCCACCTGTTCACCTCTTAGCTCTTgccacctgagagaagagaaaaacatcTCCCTCTCGacaccctcctttcagacagttgcagagagagagagaaggtctctcctcagcctcttgttctccagggaaaacacccccagagccctcagcttctccccatcccacttgtgctccaggtccttcACCAGAttcgttgctcttctctgaaccccCTCCAGCACCACAAAGGTCTTCCTCATCATGATGGGCCAAAAAGTGAATGCCGCATtctaggtgcagcctcaccaaagacagagggatggtcactgccctcctCTGGTTGTCCAACCCAGTGATGACAcaggccagaatgctgttggccttcatgGGCACACAGTGCCTCACCTAGACAAAATTCACAGCAATTCCCTCACCCACCAAGTGGCTCTACTTGTCATAGAAGAGAttaggttagtcaggcaggacatgCCTTTCATAATCATACGCAGACTGGGCCGGATCACTTGCTAGGTTGTCCTGTACGTGCAGTATGAGGACACTCAACATGATctgctccctgcccttccctggcaGCAAGATCAGACTGAAAGGGCTGTATTTTCTCACATACTCCttacagcccttcttgtagaaaaGTCTCACATTTGCCATCCTCCAGTCAACTAAGACTTCCCTGGTGAGCCGGGACTGCTAAGAAATTATGCCAAGTGGATTGGTGAGCATGTCCCACAGGTCCTTCAATACCCTTGGCTGGATACCATCTGGTTCCATGTCTAACTGGTGTAGCATTTCATCaaccttttcccctttgtttcttgtgcttcattctgctcctcatccctgtcttccagctcagggggctgggcagACATAGAACTGTGGAATGTCTTAGacacagtcaccttgagttactggaacaacCCAGACCAAAATGGAACGAGGAACCGGAATATTTTTGTACACGAAAAAACACTTACAATGTGTTAGTCAAATTGCCGGAGAACGTGCAAGATTAATTAAACCAAACACGTGATAATTTTAAGGGTGTAAACAGCTAGCGTAAGCAAATCAAAATAGAAAGTTAAACAGGTGTACAACAGTGACTAGCTATTTGtttaagtgccttgcctaaataaagagtCTTTTGGCTCACCTGCATCACAAGTCTGTGTCATCAATCCCTTCAGAAAACAACAGGTTTTGCAATTAAAGAATGAGGCAATGAGGGCACTAAAGCATTTTCCTCAACTCAGgtctctgtgttttcttccagTGGCAAATAAATGATGgaaattctccttagccctctgtTGCTAATCATGTAtgtacagaaacatttttaatgtgttttacgAAAGTAGCAGATTAAGATCTAGATGGGCTTTGGCAATTCTAACGTGCTGCCTGCATAACCTCTCAACATCCTTGCAAAGCTCCTGAGTACCCTGCACCTTCTTCCAGAATTCCtaactttctcttttttgtatCCTGAGTTCCAACCAAATCTTTCCCTTCAGCCAGGCCGGtcttcttccctgccagctcGTGTTCTACACACAAACACTGTCTATTTAACACGAGGAACCTTCTGGAACCTTGTCAGAGCTTCCAATTGTGTAGCTCCTTCACTGCTAAAACCTtgacacacgaaccctgcacagCCAGCTCATGAGGAGAACACACACCAAGACACCACACAGCACAACAAGTGTGGAAGGAAAGGCTTAgtgagatggaagcaaagaaggctggGATGAAACACAATAAGGAGGCCATATTTCAAGCCTGGATgagctccaaagcccagaccagtCTGCAAGGGCAGTGAGGAAAGGGCTCCCGCTTCACAAAGCAAACGCAAACCACATGgatgccatgggatgacctcactgatgatACTCCACCTCTCCTACGCTTCAGTCGAGTCCTCTGCCCACCCTGACACGTGCTATCAATGCCAAGTTTATGGTCTCTAATTCACGGACTTGAAAGCTGCCACCAGGGCCAAGTGGACACGtcctcaagacaagaacaagaaattGGAGCATTGCAGGAAGcaaaacacaccctcctcattcctggccagcctgcggcatcaaacagctgctggcgGCAAAATGCCGCCATGCGCAAAGGCTGTCCCGCCCCTCAGGGACCGGCATAAAAGCCTGCCCAGAGCGTCACTCCCTCACAAACTTCTCCTgacaccttctcctccctccgcgctcaacaaggtgagcctcaaccttcttccgctcctcctcctgccccgcctggcccctctcttccagcacactttgcccccagcctcagcagccctcacgcctccccactgccacgctccccacagccccgcaccagcctccccactccctcgccctcctgcaaaaccgctcctcgcacccccacgcccctgcgcttGCTCAGCAGCCTCTCGTctattccagggcccctccacgctacacacatggcctgctacaacgCCTGCGgcacctggggacccaccccgctggccaacagctgcaacgagccctgttctcTGCAGTGCCAGGATTCTCgcgtcgtcatccagcctcccgccatgctggtcaccctgccaggacccatcctcacctcccacccgcAGAGCACCGCCGTTGGATCCTCCTCATCAGCTGCCGTGGGaaacgaactcggcgcccagggagttgccatcaactccggcgccttcggctaTGGCAACGGCTATGGCTTTGGAGGCATAGGCGGCTTTGGCGACAGAAGAGGCCGCTACATCTGCTAAAGGCCCTCGCCGCCACCCCGATGCCAACCACACACACGCTGGAAGCCAAGCCACGGATTGAGGACACGAACCTCTAGGCCCTTGCAGGCACATGCACCTGCTGTCCATGTCTCCTCCTCTTAGGACACCAAGAAAAGAAGCAGGGAAGGGGCCAAACTGGGCTGCCTTCATCCCTGGCTGAggtccttctcctcttctcccaccTCTTCCTTTGCACCTTACATTTGCTCTCTTCCACTTGGTACTCCTACCTTTGCACTCTTTTTGGTCCTCAATAAAGTTCTCttcatcccagcctgagacgcctcctcttgctttcttctgccgTGGTTCGTCCAGTCTGACTGAGCAAGAAAACAGGGCTCAAGGGGCGTGGGCACCAATGACAAGAGTCTCATTCCCTTGTCCTTGTTCTCTTTGGCTTGAGTATTTAGACACACTGGTGATATCTACCTATGCTGCCTTGTCTCCTGacttaaaaacctcatctacacgtcttttaattacctccagggatggcgactccaccatttccctgagcatcctgttccaatgcctgacaaccctttctgggagacatttttttcaatatccagtctaaacccccAATGGCACTATTGAAACCGTTTCTTGACCTCTTAATTTTTGCTCCTtgagagaagagaacaacatctccctctcgacaccctcctttcagacagttgcagagagagagaaggtctctcctcagcttcCTGTTACCCAGGAAAAACATCCCCAGAGCCCTCAGCTTCTTTCCAtcccacttgtgctccagatccttcaccagattcgttgcccttctctgaaccccCTCTAGCACCTCCAAGGTCTTTCTTGTCGTGATGGGCCAAAAAGTGAACTGCGGATtctaggtgcagcctcaccagcaccaaataCATGGGGATGGTCACTGCTCTCCTCTGGTTGTCCACACCAGTGATGACACAGGCCAGAATGCTGTTGCCcttcctggccacctgggcacacgctggctcatgttctgcCAGCTGGTCACCAGTAGCCCAGGCCCTTTTCCAACAGGCAGCTTTACAGCCTGTCTTTCACCAAGCCTCTACTGTTCCTTGGGGTGGTGGTGACGCAGGTGCAGAacccgacacttggccttgttgaacctcagacaattgccaTCTTATCATCTATCCAGCCACCCCCAGAGCACTGCCGTTGGATCCTCGTCATCAGCTGCAATGATCAATGAACttggcgcccagggagttgccatcaactccggggcCTTCGGCTACGGCTACAGAGGCCTgggcggcttcggaggcctgggttGCTTCGGCGGTagaagggctggatacatctgctaacGGCCCACAGCATCACACCTGTCGGATGCCACCCACCGCTCTGAAGCTACGGCATGGATTTTGGACTCACCTCTGGATCCTTCTTGGCACGTGGACCTGCTGTCCATGGCTCCTCCTCTAAAGGATCCAGGGAGATCTTGGTGCTCTAGCAAAATCTATGTCACGGATGCAATATCAGCTAATGTTCACCCTCCGTGCAGCTTATACTTGTCACCTTCTATTTGGTGCTCCTgcattttcactattttttttttcaataaagtttTCTTGCATCCTAGCCTGAGACATCTcactttcttctctcaaggctccTCCAACCTCACCCAGCACAAAGCCACTGCTTAGGAAGCAAACTGGTTAGGGGGGAAAATGGCCACAGGACGTGTCCCAGGAAATATGTCACCAGTTATATCAGCAAGAACACAGATCAGAATCTGGAGATCATCCAGAACATGATGAAAGCCCATCACTGTATCAAAGAAAAACTTTGACACAAGAACACTCTCCTCAAAATGCCTCTGGTGAGACCTCCCTATGCCAACACACATTTGACTATCTTTCTTCCTTAGCATCACTCTCCAGCTCTACCAGGAGCAGAAAGAAAGAATCATTTAGTATTCAGACTTTTTTCATGGTTTCAGaggtcctgccaagtctgtggtccaacacaggcttcctacagggtcacacCTCCTGTGGGTccacccacctgctccagcatcaggtccTCTATGGGCTCCAGGTGGTTATCTCCTCCACTGTGGACaacccttttctgggaagaaaattgtcctaatatccaacctaaacctctcctggcacagcttgaggccatttcctcttgtcctgtcacttggtacttgggaaaGACACTGAATCccttcctcactacaacctcctttcaggcaggtgcagagtgccagaaggtctcccctcacttttctgttctccaggctatacCCCCCTTCAAGGtcccaaagtgggtcctccattACACCCGTGCtcccaacttttcacaagttCCATTCCCCTTCTCTGAAATTGCTTAGGCACCTGGAGATCTTTCATTttgtcaggggcccaaaactgaacacaccaTTCAAGGTGTGTCCTCACCAGAGCCAAGGACAGGGGATcgtcactgtcctgctcctgctggacacaagccaggacgctggtggccggTCTTCTTGCTCAACAGTTCGTCTTTCGGCAAATGGGGACTCTCCCATCATACATGGCGGAATCTTCTGGTACCTTCTCACAGAAGACAAACCCATTGCTCTTATGCTACCAAAACCTCGCCATAGAAACCCAATACACCCAGCTACAAGCTTACAAACAAGAGAGTAACAAGACATTCACAAGGCACAGTCCAGGGGAAAGGCCAGAGCTAAAGATGGGCTTAGTAAAATGGCAGCAAGGCGGGAAGTCAGTGAACGGGATAGAGGCAGCAGCTGTCATGCCTGACACAGCTCCAAAGACCAGACCAGCCTTTCAGGGCTGCGAATACTTGGGGCCCCTTCTGTACAATGCATCTTCCAACCACACCACACAAGAGCATGGTCTCACCTTGCTGTGGGGTCTTCAGTTGATCCCTTGCTGAGGGAGATCCCCAGCACACCATGGAGACCTTCAATGCAGGACACCAGGACCTTAAGTGCAGAGCCATGCAGGTGGTCTCCAGAccaccagcctccctgctgcagggtCCATGGAGCACCAGTGCAGGGGACACCAAGCAACTGTCCGTGTGCTCTGAAGTCACACAGAAAGCCCCTTTGTGAGGTCACTGTCCCCCTCCATGTAGGCTCCCTGAGGCACTGaggaccaggagcaggaacaagcctgtaaccctgctctgctggcaagatggggctctgggctgggTTGACTTTGGTTGGAtggcaggtgcccaccaagctgctctatcactccctctcctcaattggatgcaaaaagaaaatatgagaaaggaCTCCTGAGTCAAGGACAAGGAGATCATTCAGCGATTACTGTCACGGGCAAAAAAGACACATCTAACTTTTCCAGTATCAGGTCCTCCACAGCCCGCAGGGGATCAACCTGTGATGAGCAAAGATACTTATCACAGGaggcaggggaatctctgctctggtgcctggggcacctcctgccccttttttcttctctgatctTGGAGTCTCTGGACTCATATATTCTCATTAATTTCTTCAAATTGTAGGATCAGTCTCTTCCGCTTCTTAAATAAATTCTCATAGGGGTAACAATACCATGGCAGATTACTGTGAAATGGCCAGCAAAAATCCCTCTGGAAACCAGGTGGCACTGGCACTACTGAACAAGCTAGAAGCTTCTGGAAACTTCTCAGAGAAGCAACCACTGTAGCACTTTTGCTACCAAAGACTTTCCAAGTAAATCAAGCATATCCAGCTAAAAGTTTACATGCAAGAAAGAACTAAAATACCCACAGACAACACTCAAGAGGCCTAAATACAAACTTAGCAAGAAGACAGCAATGCAGAAGCCAAGCAAACACCATAGAAGGAGAAGCCACTAACACCCAGCAGAGATCCAAACTCAGACCACCCATCCAGATATGGGAGGAAATGGTGCCCCCTCTTCGCCACGCAACCGTAAACCACAGAGTACCATGGAATGACCTCACTGAAAACACCACACCACTCCTACGGTTGGCCACGTCCTCTGTCCACCCGGACACGTGTCTTCAACACCAAGTCatttctctgggagaaacagtgtcagCTTGTCTACACACAAACACTGTCTATGTAGCATGAGTAATCTTCTGGAACCTTCTCACACCTACCAACAGCGTAGCTCCTTCCTACTAACGCCTTGAAACATGAACCCTGCACACCCACCTCAtaagaaaaacacacaccaagGATCCCACAGAGCACAACGAGCGCGGAGGGAAAGGCTTAGTGAGATGGAAGCAAGCAGGGCTGGGATCCTACGCCACGGAAGAGACAACTCCTCaagcccagcacagctccaaagcgCAGATCAGTctgccagtgctgcaaggaaatgaggccccctccACACAATGACAGCGCAAACCACAtgagtgccatgggatgacctcactgatgacaccccACCTCTCCTACGCTTTGGCCGCGTCCTCTGCCCGCCCTGACACGCGCCATCAACACCAAATCGTTGGCCTCTAACGCGCACGCTTCAAAGCTGCCGCCAGCGCCAAGTGGACATGtcctcaagacaagaacaagaaactGGAGAACTgtgggaaggaaaacacaccctcctcattcctggccagcctgtggcatcaaacagctgctggctgcaaactgccgccatgcgcaaaggctgtcccgcccctctgggaccagcataaaagccggcccagcgcctctctccctcacacacttctcctgacggcttctcctccctccgagctcaacaaggtgagcctcaacccccttcccttccttctcctgccccgcctggcccctctcttccagcacgctctgcccccagcctcagcagccctcacgcctccccactgccacgctccccacagccccacaccagcctccctgctccctcgccctcctgcaacatcgctcctcgcacccccacgcccctgcacttgctcaacagcctctcgtccCTTCCAGGGtaccctccacaccacacacatggcctgctacaacgCCTGCCgccccaccccgctggccaacagctgcaacgagccctgttccctgcagtgccaggactcccgcgtcgtcatccagcctcccgccgtgctggtcaccctgccaggacccatcctcacctcccacccccagagcaccgccgtcggatcctcctcatcggctgctgtgggcaacgaactcggcgcccagggagttgccatcaactcagGTGCCTTTGGctacggcttcggaggcctgggcggctttggaggcctgggctgctccggcggcagaagggctggatacatctgctaagggccctcgccaacacccctgacGGACACCACCTATTGCATTGAAGCTACGACATGGATCGTGGACTCACCTCTGGACCCTTTTTGGCATGTACACCTGCTGTCCATGGCTCCTCCTCCAAAGGAGCCAGGAagatcttgctgctctggcaagatctaggtcacagaagcaacctcagctgatggtcaccCTACGTGCACCTTATACTTGTCACCTCCTACTTGGTGCTTCTGCCTTTTCACTCTTCTGTTTCCTCAATAAAgctctcttgcatcccagcctgacatgtctcactttactttcttctctcaaggctcttccaacctcaccctgcacaaagccagggctcaagaagaaaactggagaggggggaaaaggtcCACAACACCTCTCCCAGGAAATATGTCACCACCTGTAccaccaagaacacagaccagaatctgTGGATCTTCTAGAACAGGATAAAAGCCCATCACTGGATCAAAGAAAGATTTTGACACGAGAACACTCTCCCCAACACGCCTCTGCTCAGACCTCCCTATGCCAACGCACACTTGACTATCTTTCTTCCCCAGCATCACTCTCTGGCTCTACCAGgagcagaaacacagaatcatttagtattTAGACTTTCCTCACGGTTTCAGAGGTCCTGCCAAGTCTCTGGTCTGacacaggcttcctacagggtcacacCTCCAGTGAGTCCACCCACCTGCTCCAGCGTCAGGTCCTCTATGGGCTCCAGGTGGTTATCTCCTCCACTGTGGACaacccttttctgggaagaaaattgtcctaatatccaatctaaacctctcctggcacagcttgaggccatttcctcttgtcctgtcacttggtacttgggaaaGACACTGAATCccttcctcactacaacctcctttcaggcaggtgcagagtgccagaaggtctcccctcacttttcttTGCTCCAGGCTATACACTCCCCAGGtcccaaagtgggtcctccatcacaccCGTGCtcccaacttttcacaagttCCATTCCCCTTCTCTGAAATTGCTTAGGCACCTGGAGATCTTTCTTTttgtcaggggcccaaaactgtaCATACCATTTAATgcgtggcctcaccagtgccaaggaaACGGGATGGTtactgtcctgctcctgctggacacaagccaggacgctggtggctgtCCTGGCCACCtggccacacacactggctcataCTCAGCCACTGTCGaccgacacccccaggtcccttaccaccgggcagcttgccagccactcttccacaagcctGGAGCCTTCGTGGGGTTGTGCtgacctaagtgcaggacccgacacttggtcttgttgaacctcatatagTTGGTCTCAGCCCAttaatccagcctgtccagggccctctgtagagccttcacAGTGCCAAGTGGCTCAACGCTCctgcctaacttggtgtcatctgcagatatgctgagggtgcacttgatcccctcatcctgATTAAGaagaaagagattaaacagaactggcccaaggactgagccctggggaacacccctTGTGAGTGGCCACCAACCGGACTTAACTCCAGTCACCATAAACCTTTGGGATCAGCCACCCAGCCCGTTTTTCAGCCATCTAGGACTAAGgttgtccaagccatgagcatccactttctctgggagaaacagtgtcagCTTGTCTACACACAAACACTGTCTATGTAGCATGAGTAATCTTCTGGAACCTTCTCACACCTTCCAACAGCGTAGCTCCTTCCCTACTAACGCCTCCTGTGGGTGTAccaacctgctccagcatcaggtccTCCATGTGCTCAAGGTGGTCATCTGCTGCCCTGtggacaaccctttctgggaagaaagttttcctaatatgcagtctcaacctcccctgatgaaacttgaggccatttcctcttggtcTGTCACTCAATACTTCGGAAAAGAAACTGAATCCCATCCTCACTACAACCTCTttccaggcagttgcagagagacagaaggtctcTCCTGaattttctgttctccaggctatacCCCCAAGGtcccaaagtgggtcctccacCACACCTGTGCTCCCAACTTTTCACAAGCTT from Patagioenas fasciata isolate bPatFas1 chromosome 2, bPatFas1.hap1, whole genome shotgun sequence harbors:
- the LOC136097775 gene encoding uncharacterized protein, encoding MEVAAPHACHSSKAETSLPALQGDDAPSTQHNCKPHECHGMTSLMTPNLSYPLTAISARPDSCHQCQLFGLYRSHFKAAATAKWTRSKAKNKKSERPLHATHMACYNACGTGGPTPLANSCNEPCSLQCQDSRVVIQPPAVLVTLPGPILTSHPQSTAVGSSSSAAVGNELGAQGVAINSGAFGYGNGYGFGGLGCAFGYGNGYGFGGIGGFGDRRGRYIC